A stretch of DNA from Pseudomonas sp. HN11:
ACGGGAGTCTTCGCCATTGAGGATGGCGCGCACGGCTTGGCGGTGGGCGTGGACTTGTTCGTTGAGGAACGGGCTGAGGGGCAGCTTGAGCTTTAAATCAAGGGAGCTGGGCAGGCGCTGGGTCAGGGTTTCATTGGCACTGGTCAGTGCAGAGATCGGCAGAACGGCGGTGGCGGAGTTCATATTCAAGGCTTCCTGGGCAAGCGGCGGGCTGTTCCCGCGCGCTTGGCCCTACTGGGGTGTTCGACAATTGGCCGTATTGGCTACGTGTGTTGGCTTGCCACCAAGAGGTGACCGATCGGAGGCGGCAGGCTGTCCCGAGCGGAGCTGGCTAAATCGCCATGCGGTGGAAGTGTCGTAGCGGTAATAGGTGGCGTAGTTCATGTCGTGTGTCCTTTAAGTGTTCTGCAAAATGGATAGAGGCCTGAAAAAACAAAACCCCCGGTCGGGGAGCCGACCGGGGGTTTAGATTTCTCTGGAAGGCGACCCCTTGAGTAGTGGGCGCCGACTTCAGGTATCAGGCGCGCCAGTGGCTAAACCAATACCCAAAATAAAAGCTTACCGCTGCGCTCGAACCGTTCACACGGGTAGCCGACACCGAGCGCGGGGCGCTGGCAGCAGGGCAAACCTGAGTGTGGGTGAGTTGCAACATGGTAGGTCTCCAAATGATGGGGGGAGCTTACTAGAGGCACGCAGGAGGATTCAATCAGTAATTTCTATCGCGCACGGGTCCCAACCGCTATGGGGCGAGATATGCTTGTAAGCACCTGATGATGATTGCTTGGACGCGACCATGACTGCCCTGACCCTTGCTGCTGCTCAAACCCTATCCATCGCGGGCGATGTGCCTGCCAACATCGAACGGCACCTGGCGTTTATGTGTGCTGCAGCCGGGCGAGGTGTGCAGTTAATGGTGTTTCCGGAGCTGTCATTGACCGGGTATGAGCCGTCATTAGCGGCTGGTCTGGCGATTGCGCCAGGGGACGCGATCCTGGCGCCGCTGCGTGAGATGGCCCGTGAGTTGAGGTTGACGGCGGTAGTCGGTATGCCTATTCGCATGACACCTGAAGGCGGTGTGTTGATCGGCGCGTTGGTGTTCGGGGCTGACGGCTCCCTGGCGGTGTACACCAAACAGCACCTGCACCCTGGCGAAGAGGTGGTGTTTGTCCCAGGGCAGGGCGGTGCGGCGCTTGAGCTCGGGAATGACCGGATTGCGCTGGCGGTGTGCGCGGACTTCTCCCACGCCAGCCACCCGCGTGAGGCCGCTGAGGCGGGCGCGACTGTGTATGCCGCCAGTGTTTTGATCAGCGAAGGCGGCTATGCCAAGGACAGCGCTTTGCTTCAAGGCTACGCCGCCGAGCTGGGTCTGCTGGTGCTGATGGCCAATCATGGTGGCCCATCCGGTGGCTATATTTGCGCTGGTCGAAGCGCCATCTGGGCAGATAACGGCGATTTACTGGCCGCCGCTCCCGGTGTCGGCGATGCCCTGGTGATTGCCCGTCGCGATGATGGGCGTTGGGTTGGCGAAGTGGTGGTTGTCTAAATGGCGTTCCACCTGCGCGGCGCAACGGACCAGGACCTGTCATTCGCCCGAAGCCTGACCTTCGAGGCCATGAGCCGCTACTACCTGCAATACGGCCTGCTATGGTCCAACGAGGGCTTCGATGTTGCCTGGGCGGGCCGCGAAAACTGGCTGATCTGCAGCGATGACGCGGTGATGGGGTTTGTCAGCCTTAGTCGCGACAGTCGTGCACTCTATATTCGCGAGTTGCATATGCTCCAGACGTGTCGCGGCCTGGGTGCGGGCAGTTGGGTATTGGAGCAGATGGCGCTCAAGGCGCAGGCGTTGGGGCTATTGCGTTTGACCGTGTTCAAGACCAACCCTGCCAGGAGGCTCTATCAACGGTGCGGCTTGATCATCGTTGGTGAAGAAGACTGCTTCTGGCGCATGGAGCGTGTCTGCCAATCAAGCTAAACCATGCGCTTAATCCTAATAAGCGCATACTGCCCCCAGGAAACGACTTACCGAAGCGGGTGCTGGCTATCAGCCTCAGCAAGGATGATCCCTTCTTTCATGCCCAAGAGGACCGCGACCTTGTGGGCTTCGCCACGCCGTCCCTTTTTGCGCCCAGCGAGCACTTGATAGGTGGTTGCCGGGTCAACGCCATGTTCACGGGCGAACGCTTGGACTGACTTTCCTTGATGTTCCAGCCAGGCCTTGGCTTGTGCAGCGGTACGGATTCCGGGCATAGTTCAAAACCGTTCAAGTTCGTTTAACAAAGAGATGAGTGTGTCACCTCTTGGGGTGTGCCAACTAGGATCATACATCCAAATGAGTGGAATCGGTTCGCGCTTGAGGCAAGAAAGAGAGCGGCTAGGTCTGTCGCAAAAAGTCTTTGGTGAAATAGGAGGCGTTGAAGCCAATGCACAAGGTAAATACGAAAGCGGAGGGCGAGCGCCTAAAGCGGACTATTTGTCGCGTGTCGCTGAAAAGGGTGTGGATGTGTTGTACGTGCTGACTGGTACGGCAACACCGATCCAATTGGAGAACCTGAGCCAGATCGAAGAGAAAGTGTTGGGTGATTACCGCTCCATGTTCAAGGAGGACCAGGACGCGATCCGCCGCCTGACGTCGACCTTGGCCGAGCATTCCGTTTCGCTGAATGGAAAAATCAAGCCGCAGCCCCAGGATTCCTGACCTGCTGCCCAGCAAATAGAGCCGTCCATCTCTCGGTGGGCGGCCACTCTCTGCCCAAACGCTATATATATGACGCTTGCAGCTAGGTCTGCGCCTTGGTTTTTTGCTAAGGTGTTCAGCAACCTATAAGACCATATCGCGAGGTGTCTGCTTGATTAGGGTGCTAGTAGTCGATGATCATGATCTCGTTCGTACAGGCATTACACGAATGCTGGCTGACATCGACGGCCTGCAAGTAGTCGGCCAGGCCGAGTCCGGGGAAGAATCCCTGATCAAGGCCCGAGAGTTGAAACCCGATGTGGTGCTGATGGACGTCAAGATGCCCGGTATCGGCGGGCTTGGCGCCACGACCAAATTGTTGCGCAGCCATCCGGACATCAAAGTCGTGGTGGTTACTGTGTGTGAAGAAGACCCGTTCCCGACGCGCCTGTTGCAGGCGGGGGCAGCCGGCTACCTGACCAAGGGCGCAGGCCTGGCGGAGATGGTGCAAGCCATTCGCCTGGTATTTGCCGGCCAGCGCTACATCAGCCCACAGATTGCCCAGCAATTGGCGATCAAATCCTTCCAGCCCGTCAGCGACTCACCGTTCGATGCGCTGTCGGAGCGGGAAATCCAGATCGCCTTGATGATCGTCGGTTGCCAGAAGGTGCAGACGATCTCCGACAAGCTGTGCCTGTCGCCCAAGACCGTCAACACCTACCGCTATCGCATTTTCGAGAAGCTCGCCATCAGCAGTGATGTTGAATTGACCCTGCTCGCGGTGCGCCACGGCATGGTGGACGCCAGCGCCTGACATGACCACATCGTTTGATCCAAGTGCCTTCCTCTCGACCTGCAGCGGCCGCCCCGGCGTGTACCGCATGTTCGACAGTGAGGCGCGCCTGCTGTATGTCGGCAAAGCCAAAAACCTGAAAAACCGCCTGGCGAGCTACTTTCGCAAGACCGGTCTCGCGCCGAAAACCGCTGCCCTGGTGGCGCGTATCGCCCAGGTCGAAACCACCATCACCGCCAATGAAACCGAAGCGCTGCTGCTTGAGCAGACGCTGATCAAGGAGTGGCGACCGCCCTATAACATTCTGCTGCGTGACGATAAGTCCTACCCCTACGTGTTTTTATCCGACGGCAACTTCCCACGCCTGAGCATTCACCGGGGCGCGAAGAAGCAGAAGGGCAAGTATTTCGGTCCTTATCCCAGCGCCGGTGCGATTCGTGAAAGCCTGAGCCTGCTGCAAAAGACTTTTTTTGTGCGCCAGTGCGAAGACAGCTTCTACAAGAACCGCACTCGGCCGTGCCTGCAATACCAGATCAAGCGTTGCAAGGCGCCTTGTGTCGGCCTTGTTGAGCCGGCGGAATACGCCGAGGACGTGCGCCACTCGGTGATGTTCCTCGAAGGGCGCAGCAATGCACTCACCGACGAACTCTCCGGCGCCATGGAGCAGGCCGCCAGCACCCTGGATTTCGAGAAGGCCGCCGAATTGCGCGACCAGATATCCTTGCTGCGCCGAGTCCAGGATCAGCAGAGTATGGAAGGCGGCACCGGCGACGTAGACGTGATTGCAGCCTTTGTTAACCCTGGCGGCGCCTGTGTGCACCTGATCAGCGTGCGTGGTGGCCGTGTGCTGGGCAGCAAGAACTTCTTCCCGCAGACCGGTATCGACGAGGACGTGGCGGAAGTCATGGCGGCCTTCTTGGGCCAGTATTACGTCAGCAGCCCAGAGCGCGACCTGCCGTCGGAACTGATCGTCAACGTGGTGCACGAAGACTTCCCCACGCTGATCGAGGCGATCCACGAGCTGCGCGGCCGCGAGCTGGACATCAGCCATCGCGTGCGGGGCACTCGCGCTCGCTGGCAGCAACTGGCCGTGACCAATGCCGAACAGGCCCTGAGCGCACGCCTGGCCAATCGACAGCACGTCGCCGCTCGCTTCGACGCCCTGGCCGAAGTCCTCAACCTGGACGAGCCGCCGCAGCGCCTGGAGTGCTATGACATCAGCCACTCCAGCGGCGAAGCCACCGTGGCGTCTTGTGTGGTGTTCGGGCCGGAAGGGCCGATCAAGTCCGATTACCGGCGCTATAACATCGAAGGCGTCACTGCCGGCGATGACTATGCCGCTATGCACCAGGCCCTGACGCGACGCTTCAGCAAGCTGAAGGACGGCGAGGGCAAACTGCCGGACATCCTGCTGGTGGACGGCGGCAAAGGCCAGCTGTCCATGGCCCGCGACGTGCTCAACGAACTGGCGGTGCCCGATCTGATCCTGCTCGGCGTGGCCAAGGGCGCTACGCGCAAGGCCGGTTTCGAGACGTTGTACTTGAATGATGCCGCCCATGAGTTCACTTTGAAGGGCGACTCACCTGCGCTGCACCTGATCCAACAGATCCGTGACGAGGCCCACCGATTCGCCATTACCGGTCACCGCGCCCGGCGTGGCAAAACCCGGCGAACCTCCACCTTGGAAGGGGTGGCGGGGGTCGGGCCGACGCGGCGACGCGACTTGCTTAAACATTTTGGTGGCTTGCAAGAGCTATCCCGTGCCAGCATTGACGAAATAGCCAAAGCACCCGGTATCAGTAAAAAGCTCGCTGAGTTGATTTATGCGAATCTGCATAGCGAATAGAATGCCTTTCCACCTCGTAGCCAGTTGTGCCGATGAATATCCCTAATCTGATCACCGTTCTACGCGTCCTGCTTATCCCGATTTTCATCCTGTTGTTCTATTTGCCGTATGAATGGAGCTATATGGCCTCCAGCTCGGTGTTTGCCTTTGCCGCCGCCACCGACTGGCTCGACGGCTACCTGGCTCGCCGCCTGGAACAGAGCACGCCGTTCGGTGCGTTCCTGGACCCCGTGGCCGATAAACTCATGGTGGCCGTCGCCCTGGTCCTGCTGGTGCAGGAGCACGGCAACCTGTGGCTGACCCTACCGGCCGCCGTGATCATCGGCCGCGAGATCGTCGTCTCGGCCCTGCGCGAATGGATGGCCGAAATCGGCGCACGTGCTCATGTTGCCGTCTCGAACATGGGCAAATGGAAAACCGCCGCGCAAATGCTTGCGCTGGTCATCCTGCTGGCCAATCCTTCGGACTTCACCTTCTGGGTCCTGCTGGGCTACGCCTTGCTGCTGATCGCCGCCGGCCTGACCTTGTGGTCCATGCTCCAGTACCTACGCGCCGCCTGGCCGCATCTGCGCACCACGGTTGAAAAGAAATAAAACTTTTTGAATCAAAGGGTTGACCGGTCCTGATAATTCTATAGAATGCGCATCACCAAGACGCGGGAATAGCTCAGTTGGTAGAGCACGACCTTGCCAAGGTCGGGGTCGCGAGTTCGAGTCTCGTTTCCCGCTCCAAATATTGTGCTGCAGAGTTCCATGGAAGTCTGTAAGTCATTGAAAATAGACGCTTAGGCGTCTTTTTTCGTTCAATCAGCATCCACCGAAAGCCTCGGGTATTCGGACGTTTTTAGTCCAGAAACTAGTCCAGAAAAATGGCGGGCTTCGAGATCGGATTGTTGTAGGAGCCCGACGAGTCATTTGCTGAACATCTAGCCCTGAATCCAACCTTCAGGAGGCTAGAAGCATGGCTCTTTCAGATGCTGCCGTCCGGCAGGCCAAGCCCACCGGCAAAGACTACACCCTCGGCGATATTGACGGCCTGTCCCTGGCGGTGACGGCTTCGGGCGGGCGCCCGTGGCACTTCCGTTACTGCTGGAGCGGCAAACAAAAGCGCATGCCGCTGGGCACCTATCCGCAAGTCAGTTTGCGTGACGCGCGTTCACTACTGCCGAGAAGTGCCGGACCTGGTTCAATCAGTTGTTTCGTTTGCCATGGTCAAGGTTCCGGCTCTGGAGCAGAACCCTGCCTCGGACCTGGATGTGGTGGCGATGCCCAAGCCGCCGGTGGTCCATCAACCCTTTCTGCGTATGGCCGAGCTTCCGGCCTTGTTGCGCACCTTGCGTGACTACGGTGGGATGGTGCAAACGCGGTTGGGAATATGTCTGCTGCTGTTGACCGGGGTGCGCACGGGGGAGCTGCGCTGGGCGACGCCGGCTCAATTTGATCTTGAGCGAGGGCTGTGGACCATTCCGTCCGAGGTGGTCAAGCAGTTGCAACTGAAGATGCGCAAGAAGAGCAAGCGTGCACAGGACATCCCTCCTTATAGAGTGCCGCCGGCTTGCCGGCCGCCGACCCAGGGCACGCCACGGTTGCCGCGCTTGGCTTCGGTCTCCTCAATCGCCGCCACGGCGTCGGCCTTGCTGGTGCTTTCTTTCAGGGCCATGCCCTCGGCCAACTGCTCCCAGCCCGACTGGTTGCCGGCGATATCGGCCATGCAGTTGGCCATGGCGCGACAGGTGGTCTTGGAACGATCGAAATCCAGCCGCGCCTGCAAAATCCCATTGGTCAGCAGGTTGTACAGCCCGGGGTTGGCCCGCTGGATGATCAGGGCGGGAGGGGACGCGACGGCGCTGGTGGCGTTCTGGATCACGCTGCTCATGATCGACTGGAAGCCGTTGGTGATGCCGTTCAACTGGTTCTGCAAGGTGGTCTCCAGGCTCATGTCGCCGCAGATCATATTGCTGCTCCAGCCCACGCCGATGCCGAGGCTGCGCATGTTTGCCCCTGATCCCATCGGCACGGCGCGGCCGCCACCGATGCTGTAGAGCACATCGTCACCGATCACGCTGCCGCTGGCGCCGAAGTTGGGATCGTCGGCGTAGACCGGGTAGCACAGCAACCCGAAGATCACCAGAGCGGCGGGGTAGTGGGTCTTCATCGTTCAACTCCCTGTGTCGGTGCTGCCGAGAAACAACTGGCCCTCGCGCTTGCAGCAGCTATACGGGCGCCACAAACCCCAGGCATACTCGCCGTCCTCGGACTGCGGCAACGCCTCGCTATTGGGGAACACCGCGCAGATCATCGACAGGTCCGGTTGCAGCCGTTGCCATTTGCTGCTGTCGGCATCGTTCTCGCGCAATGCGCCGGCTGGCCAATAACCCGGCTGCGCCTGGGCCAGCAAGGACTGGTATTGGATCTGTCTTTAATCTATTCAGTAGATTCCTACGTCACAAGTAGACCTGTCGCGGATTTCGCGAGTCGGCGCAGGTGTAGCGTACTAAGCGTTTCAAACCTTCTCAGGAAAAAGGCATGGTCACTCGTTACGCAAAAATCGTCTTGGTCGGGATGCTGGCGGCCTTCGCGGCGCTGGCGGCGTTCAACAACCTCACCGACTACAACTCCAATTTCTTCTTCGTCCAACATGTGTTGAGCATGGACACCACCTTTCCCGGCAATGCGGCCATGAATCGTGCGATCAATGCACCGTGGCTATGGCATGGCGCCTACTGGCTGATCATTGCGGGTGAGGCGTTGACTGCCATGTTGCTGGTCAGTGGCGCGATGATGCTATGGCGCGCTCGGCGGGGCAGTGCACAGCAGTTTAATCGTGCCAAGGCCTGCGCGGTCGCGGGCCTCACCATGGGCCTGTTGGTGTGGTTCTTTGGCTTCATGGTGATCGGTGGCGAGTGGTTTTTGATGTGGCAATCTCAGGAATGGAACGGCCAGAACGCGGCATTCAAATTTTATGCGGCGATGCTTGGAGTGCTGGTATTTCTCAATCAGCCAGATGCGGATTGCGACTGACGGGGCGTAGTTGCACCCGTGTGGATAGCCGGTGCGCGCAACGCCCGCACCGGATGTCGGGCTTACTTGGTGCAGGTCAGTCGTGAGTACTTCGGTGGTTCGAGCAGAATGCCTGGAGTCATGAACGTCGAGCAGTTGAACACCCGGCCCTTGGCGGTGGTGGCCTGGAAGGTCAGTTCAGCGCCACCCAGAAAGTCTTCCTTGCCCTTGGTCACCGGGCCCATGGTCAGTTCATCGGTAGAGGCCAGCCCGATTGTTTCGGCAGTGACCTTGTGTATCTGCAGGACGTTTGGGTTGGTGGCGCAGCCTGCCAGCAGACTGGTCAGGGCGATGAGCAGGGCGGCAGTTGAAGTTCTGGTCATGGGTGTGGCTCCTTGCGGGTCTAGGCGGCAGGGAACTGTGCTGCGTGCCGCCTGTGGGAATCGTCGAGGGACAGGGCGTTGCCCTACGGCGGCGGAGTCTATGGGCACACACATGCACCAACAATCAGTCGAGCGAAATCGAGACGGAGCCCACGACAGAGTGTTTGCAGGATGACGGAAATCGGCTACAAAGTGAGAATGTATGTTGACCGATAGGACAAAAAAGGCGCCCGAGTCGGGCGCCTTGAGGTTCATCGGGCCAACAGCCAATGTGATACTCGTGAAGCATCAGTTGCCCCATGGAACGGAGCGGTTCAGCAGGTCTTTTAAACCGGGATTGTCTAGCGCGGGCCGGTCAAGCAGCTCAACGAAGGTCCGGGCTTGTTCGGCGTTGA
This window harbors:
- the gacA gene encoding response regulator transcription factor GacA yields the protein MIRVLVVDDHDLVRTGITRMLADIDGLQVVGQAESGEESLIKARELKPDVVLMDVKMPGIGGLGATTKLLRSHPDIKVVVVTVCEEDPFPTRLLQAGAAGYLTKGAGLAEMVQAIRLVFAGQRYISPQIAQQLAIKSFQPVSDSPFDALSEREIQIALMIVGCQKVQTISDKLCLSPKTVNTYRYRIFEKLAISSDVELTLLAVRHGMVDASA
- the pgsA gene encoding CDP-diacylglycerol--glycerol-3-phosphate 3-phosphatidyltransferase; translation: MNIPNLITVLRVLLIPIFILLFYLPYEWSYMASSSVFAFAAATDWLDGYLARRLEQSTPFGAFLDPVADKLMVAVALVLLVQEHGNLWLTLPAAVIIGREIVVSALREWMAEIGARAHVAVSNMGKWKTAAQMLALVILLANPSDFTFWVLLGYALLLIAAGLTLWSMLQYLRAAWPHLRTTVEKK
- a CDS encoding DUF2165 family protein codes for the protein MVTRYAKIVLVGMLAAFAALAAFNNLTDYNSNFFFVQHVLSMDTTFPGNAAMNRAINAPWLWHGAYWLIIAGEALTAMLLVSGAMMLWRARRGSAQQFNRAKACAVAGLTMGLLVWFFGFMVIGGEWFLMWQSQEWNGQNAAFKFYAAMLGVLVFLNQPDADCD
- a CDS encoding DNA-binding protein, which produces MPGIRTAAQAKAWLEHQGKSVQAFAREHGVDPATTYQVLAGRKKGRRGEAHKVAVLLGMKEGIILAEADSQHPLR
- a CDS encoding helix-turn-helix domain-containing protein yields the protein MSGIGSRLRQERERLGLSQKVFGEIGGVEANAQGKYESGGRAPKADYLSRVAEKGVDVLYVLTGTATPIQLENLSQIEEKVLGDYRSMFKEDQDAIRRLTSTLAEHSVSLNGKIKPQPQDS
- a CDS encoding GNAT family N-acetyltransferase, with product MAFHLRGATDQDLSFARSLTFEAMSRYYLQYGLLWSNEGFDVAWAGRENWLICSDDAVMGFVSLSRDSRALYIRELHMLQTCRGLGAGSWVLEQMALKAQALGLLRLTVFKTNPARRLYQRCGLIIVGEEDCFWRMERVCQSS
- the uvrC gene encoding excinuclease ABC subunit UvrC: MTTSFDPSAFLSTCSGRPGVYRMFDSEARLLYVGKAKNLKNRLASYFRKTGLAPKTAALVARIAQVETTITANETEALLLEQTLIKEWRPPYNILLRDDKSYPYVFLSDGNFPRLSIHRGAKKQKGKYFGPYPSAGAIRESLSLLQKTFFVRQCEDSFYKNRTRPCLQYQIKRCKAPCVGLVEPAEYAEDVRHSVMFLEGRSNALTDELSGAMEQAASTLDFEKAAELRDQISLLRRVQDQQSMEGGTGDVDVIAAFVNPGGACVHLISVRGGRVLGSKNFFPQTGIDEDVAEVMAAFLGQYYVSSPERDLPSELIVNVVHEDFPTLIEAIHELRGRELDISHRVRGTRARWQQLAVTNAEQALSARLANRQHVAARFDALAEVLNLDEPPQRLECYDISHSSGEATVASCVVFGPEGPIKSDYRRYNIEGVTAGDDYAAMHQALTRRFSKLKDGEGKLPDILLVDGGKGQLSMARDVLNELAVPDLILLGVAKGATRKAGFETLYLNDAAHEFTLKGDSPALHLIQQIRDEAHRFAITGHRARRGKTRRTSTLEGVAGVGPTRRRDLLKHFGGLQELSRASIDEIAKAPGISKKLAELIYANLHSE
- a CDS encoding carbon-nitrogen hydrolase family protein, coding for MTALTLAAAQTLSIAGDVPANIERHLAFMCAAAGRGVQLMVFPELSLTGYEPSLAAGLAIAPGDAILAPLREMARELRLTAVVGMPIRMTPEGGVLIGALVFGADGSLAVYTKQHLHPGEEVVFVPGQGGAALELGNDRIALAVCADFSHASHPREAAEAGATVYAASVLISEGGYAKDSALLQGYAAELGLLVLMANHGGPSGGYICAGRSAIWADNGDLLAAAPGVGDALVIARRDDGRWVGEVVVV